In Acidobacteriota bacterium, one DNA window encodes the following:
- a CDS encoding protein kinase translates to MTLTAGMKLGSYEILSPLGAGGMGEVYRARDLRLGREVALKVLPENFLEGEENKQRFEREARVLASLNHPGIATLYSFEEVPSSSSSHSRHLLVMELIDGETLASRLMKGALPLPQVIAFGVQIADALDRAHRQGIVHRDLKPGNVMLTKSGVKLLDFGLAKTLAPQAQTSGLTSMPTMASPQNLTQQGTILGTFQYMAPEQLEGGEADARSDIFSFGAVLYEMATGKKAFDGKSQASLIGSILKDSPPPVSSIAPMTPPALDRLVATCLSKDPEDRLQTAHDVKLQLQWVGEGGSQAGLPAPVAARRKNREKLAWALAAAAAVAALVFAIGFLRRAPRVVTPISAAIPLPEKTFVESIALSPDGRTLAFTAGKTGAQPGLWVRTLGSPAAHPVVGAEEASFPFWSPDSRFIGYFTQGSLKRIDPSGGPALTVCDAARGVGGTWNRDGTIVFGPAPTSPLFRVPASGGKPEPVTRLDASLRVTAHRYPWFLPDGRHFLYMAANLSGNTGDPANSIRVGSLDGKTDKAVVAGIASNPSFVAGHVLYPSEGALLAVKMDPARLEVRGDPVPVAQRLNVTNWYGYVQFTASDDLLLSTPAFAIPSQLAWFDRNGRPAGTIGEPGLWFAPRLSPDGRRIAVGMLDLGRNTSDIWLFDAAGGAGTKFVFGSGNNFSPVWAPGGDRLLFGSDRKAKGSRQDLWTKSLDGSAEEILLESPDARIPEDWSPDGKSLSIDNVPAQGKRNNQLWIIETAGEKKARPFATEANYQGYSRFSPDGRWLAYDSDESGRSEVYVRPFPGPGGRWQISTAGGGQPHWRRDGKELVFLTPENKLMAVPVGTTPGFQAGPPALLFAIHPSLNGAAYDATGDHQKFLVNTVPDEQGSPPLSLLVHWTRLLEKHEESRR, encoded by the coding sequence GTGACGCTGACCGCCGGCATGAAGCTCGGTTCCTACGAGATCCTCTCCCCGCTCGGCGCTGGAGGGATGGGAGAGGTCTACAGGGCGAGAGACTTGCGACTCGGGCGGGAGGTGGCGCTCAAGGTCCTGCCGGAAAATTTCCTGGAAGGTGAAGAGAACAAACAGCGCTTCGAGAGAGAGGCCCGGGTGCTCGCGAGCCTCAATCATCCGGGGATCGCCACTCTCTACTCATTCGAAGAAGTCCCGTCCTCCTCTTCCTCTCACTCCCGCCATCTCCTCGTCATGGAGCTGATCGACGGCGAGACGCTCGCGAGCCGCCTCATGAAGGGTGCGCTGCCGCTCCCGCAGGTGATTGCTTTCGGGGTCCAGATCGCGGACGCCCTCGACCGGGCGCACCGGCAGGGGATCGTCCACCGCGACCTCAAGCCGGGAAACGTCATGCTCACGAAGAGCGGCGTGAAGCTGCTCGACTTCGGCCTCGCCAAGACGCTGGCGCCGCAGGCGCAGACCTCGGGCCTCACGTCGATGCCGACGATGGCGTCGCCCCAGAACCTCACGCAGCAGGGGACGATCCTCGGGACGTTCCAGTACATGGCGCCCGAGCAGCTCGAGGGGGGCGAGGCCGACGCACGCAGCGACATCTTCTCCTTCGGGGCGGTCCTCTACGAGATGGCGACCGGGAAGAAGGCCTTCGACGGGAAGAGCCAGGCGAGCCTCATCGGCTCGATCCTGAAGGACAGCCCGCCGCCCGTCTCGTCGATCGCGCCGATGACGCCGCCGGCCCTCGACCGCCTGGTCGCGACCTGCCTCTCGAAGGACCCGGAGGACCGCCTCCAGACGGCGCACGACGTGAAGCTCCAGCTCCAGTGGGTCGGCGAGGGCGGCTCGCAGGCCGGACTTCCGGCGCCCGTCGCCGCCCGGCGCAAGAACCGGGAGAAGCTCGCGTGGGCGCTCGCGGCCGCGGCCGCGGTCGCCGCGCTCGTCTTCGCGATCGGATTCCTCCGGCGCGCTCCGCGCGTCGTCACGCCGATCTCCGCCGCGATCCCGCTTCCCGAGAAGACGTTCGTCGAGTCGATCGCGCTCTCTCCCGACGGGAGAACGCTGGCGTTCACCGCCGGGAAAACGGGCGCTCAGCCCGGTCTCTGGGTCAGGACCCTCGGGTCCCCGGCGGCGCACCCGGTAGTCGGCGCCGAGGAAGCCAGCTTTCCCTTCTGGTCTCCCGACAGCCGGTTCATCGGTTACTTCACACAGGGATCCCTGAAGAGGATCGACCCGTCCGGCGGGCCGGCACTCACCGTCTGCGATGCGGCGCGGGGCGTCGGCGGCACCTGGAACCGCGACGGCACGATCGTCTTCGGTCCGGCGCCGACGTCGCCCCTCTTCCGCGTCCCGGCATCGGGCGGCAAGCCGGAGCCGGTCACGCGGCTCGACGCGTCCCTGCGCGTCACCGCGCATCGATACCCCTGGTTCCTGCCGGACGGGCGGCACTTCCTCTACATGGCCGCCAACCTGTCGGGGAACACGGGCGATCCCGCGAACTCGATTCGCGTGGGCTCGCTCGACGGGAAGACGGACAAAGCCGTGGTCGCCGGGATCGCGTCGAATCCTTCGTTCGTCGCGGGACACGTTCTCTATCCCAGCGAGGGAGCGCTGCTCGCGGTGAAGATGGATCCCGCGCGGCTCGAGGTGCGGGGAGACCCCGTCCCCGTCGCGCAGCGCCTGAACGTCACGAATTGGTACGGCTATGTCCAGTTCACGGCCTCGGACGACCTCCTCCTCTCGACCCCGGCCTTCGCCATCCCGTCGCAGCTCGCCTGGTTCGACCGGAACGGCCGGCCGGCCGGGACGATCGGCGAGCCCGGTCTCTGGTTCGCGCCACGCCTCTCGCCCGACGGCCGGAGGATCGCGGTCGGTATGCTCGATCTCGGCCGGAATACGTCCGACATCTGGCTCTTCGACGCTGCCGGAGGAGCCGGTACGAAGTTCGTGTTCGGCAGCGGCAATAACTTCTCGCCCGTGTGGGCTCCCGGCGGCGACCGGCTCCTCTTCGGGTCCGACCGGAAGGCGAAGGGGTCGCGGCAGGATCTCTGGACGAAGTCTCTCGACGGGAGCGCCGAGGAGATCCTGCTCGAATCGCCCGACGCCCGGATCCCCGAGGATTGGTCTCCGGACGGGAAGTCTCTCTCGATCGACAACGTCCCGGCGCAGGGAAAGAGGAACAACCAGCTCTGGATCATCGAGACGGCGGGAGAGAAGAAAGCCCGTCCGTTCGCGACGGAAGCGAACTACCAGGGATACAGCCGGTTCTCTCCCGACGGGCGATGGCTCGCCTACGATTCCGACGAGTCCGGACGGTCCGAGGTCTACGTTCGGCCGTTTCCGGGGCCCGGCGGCCGCTGGCAGATCTCGACGGCGGGGGGCGGCCAGCCGCACTGGCGCCGCGACGGCAAGGAGCTCGTCTTCCTCACCCCCGAGAACAAACTCATGGCGGTCCCGGTCGGCACGACCCCGGGATTCCAAGCCGGGCCGCCCGCGCTCCTGTTCGCGATCCATCCGAGCCTGAACGGGGCGGCCTACGACGCCACCGGAGATCACCAGAAATTCCTCGTCAACACCGTCCCTGACGAACAGGGCTCGCCCCCCCTGAGCCTGCTCGTCCACTGGACGCGGCTCCTCGAGAAGCACGAGGAATCGCGCCGATGA
- a CDS encoding protein kinase, with the protein MKSAGRASSARSRLLASLNHPGIAVLYSFEEVSAATPRPGASRRRDARGALAAGKLSQRKSLDYALQIAHGLAAAHEKGIVHRDLKPENLFVTKDGRIKILDFGLAKLNQPEDGHKATDLPTASAGTEPGVVMGTLGYMSPEQVKGKPADARSDIFSFGAILYEMLSGQRAFHRDSAAETMSAILREDPPDLSVTNQNIPPGLERIVRHCIEKNPEQRFHSAHDVAFALETLSTESGASPVALSSRRPARRFGAASLAALVVAALAVGLFAGRAIWRKGPAAPPAFKRLTFGRGPIASARFAPDGQVIVYAASWDGAQKPQLYTVRPESPESLRLALPTGRVDSISSKGDMLLLNLLKFGAGYARIGTLSQTPLSGSAARELLEDVGDADWAPEGGSFAVVRAPEWRYRLEYPAGKVLYETTGWISFPRISPKGDAVAFLDHPLFGDDRGSVAIVDRSGNKKTLSTGWESMQGVAWSPSGEEIWFTAARAGNSRALYAVTPSGRQRPIATTPSGMTLQSISRDGRVLFVESNARLGFLGLLPGETKERDLSGPEWSFSPILSADEKSVVFSEQGEAGGAGYSVYLRRVDGSAAVRLGEGVPLAMSPDGKWVLTALIQSAPSQIVLLPTGAGDPRPFPKDQIEHANGFFGAFLPDGKQIVFNGNEPGRRPRVFVQDLAGGTAKPVTVEGVEGVLLSRDGRTLVTHAPDGSFALTGLEGGASRPIPGVKTGDVPLRLTADGRHIFLRDESKDFPARVFRLDLATGRRETWKELTPGDPAGITLLQPATLSDDGKTILFIYSRVLSDLYLAEGLK; encoded by the coding sequence ATGAAGAGCGCAGGGCGCGCTTCGAGCGCGAGGAGCAGGCTCCTCGCGAGCCTCAACCACCCGGGCATCGCCGTCCTCTACTCATTCGAAGAGGTCTCGGCCGCCACTCCTCGTCCAGGAGCTTCTCGAAGGCGAGACGCTCGCGGGGCGCTCGCGGCGGGGAAACTCTCGCAGCGAAAGTCTCTCGACTACGCGCTGCAGATCGCGCACGGTCTCGCCGCCGCGCACGAGAAGGGGATCGTCCACCGGGACCTCAAGCCCGAGAACCTGTTCGTCACGAAGGACGGCCGGATCAAGATCCTGGACTTCGGCCTGGCCAAGCTCAACCAACCGGAAGACGGCCACAAGGCGACGGACCTGCCGACGGCATCGGCGGGAACGGAGCCCGGCGTGGTGATGGGGACGCTCGGGTACATGTCGCCCGAGCAGGTCAAGGGCAAGCCGGCGGACGCGCGGAGCGACATCTTCTCGTTCGGGGCGATCCTCTACGAGATGCTCTCGGGGCAGCGGGCGTTTCACCGCGACTCGGCGGCCGAGACGATGTCGGCGATCCTGCGCGAGGACCCGCCGGATCTTTCCGTCACGAACCAGAACATCCCGCCCGGCCTCGAGCGGATCGTCCGCCACTGCATCGAGAAGAATCCCGAGCAGCGGTTCCACTCCGCGCACGACGTCGCGTTCGCCCTCGAGACGCTCTCGACGGAGTCGGGCGCGAGCCCCGTCGCCCTTTCGTCCCGGCGCCCGGCGCGACGCTTCGGAGCGGCGTCGCTCGCGGCGCTCGTCGTGGCGGCTCTCGCGGTGGGCCTTTTCGCCGGCCGCGCGATCTGGAGGAAGGGTCCCGCCGCCCCGCCCGCCTTCAAGCGGCTGACGTTCGGCCGCGGACCCATCGCGTCCGCGAGGTTCGCTCCCGACGGCCAGGTCATCGTCTACGCGGCGTCCTGGGACGGCGCCCAGAAGCCGCAGCTCTACACCGTGAGGCCCGAGAGCCCCGAGTCGCTGCGCCTCGCCCTCCCCACGGGGCGCGTCGACTCGATCTCGAGCAAGGGCGACATGCTCCTCCTGAACCTGCTCAAGTTCGGGGCGGGTTACGCGCGGATCGGCACCCTTTCGCAGACTCCCTTGTCGGGCAGCGCGGCCCGGGAGCTCCTCGAGGACGTGGGCGACGCCGACTGGGCGCCGGAAGGCGGATCTTTCGCGGTCGTGCGCGCACCGGAATGGCGCTACCGGCTGGAGTACCCGGCGGGAAAGGTCCTCTACGAGACGACGGGCTGGATCAGCTTCCCGCGGATCTCCCCGAAGGGAGACGCCGTCGCGTTCCTCGACCACCCCCTCTTCGGGGATGACCGCGGCTCCGTCGCGATCGTGGATCGCTCGGGCAACAAGAAAACCCTTTCGACCGGATGGGAAAGCATGCAGGGCGTTGCGTGGTCGCCCTCCGGCGAGGAGATCTGGTTCACGGCGGCGCGGGCCGGCAACTCCCGCGCTCTCTACGCCGTCACCCCGTCGGGACGCCAGCGCCCGATCGCGACGACCCCTTCCGGGATGACGCTTCAGAGCATCTCGCGCGACGGGCGCGTGCTCTTCGTCGAGAGCAACGCGCGCCTCGGGTTCCTGGGGCTCCTGCCGGGCGAGACGAAGGAACGGGACCTCTCGGGCCCGGAATGGTCGTTCTCGCCGATCCTGTCCGCGGACGAGAAGTCGGTCGTCTTCTCGGAGCAGGGAGAAGCGGGAGGCGCGGGCTACTCCGTGTACCTGCGCAGGGTGGACGGGTCGGCCGCCGTGCGACTGGGCGAAGGCGTGCCGCTCGCGATGTCACCCGACGGGAAATGGGTGCTCACGGCGCTCATCCAGTCCGCGCCTTCGCAGATCGTTCTCCTTCCGACCGGAGCCGGGGACCCGAGGCCGTTTCCGAAGGACCAGATCGAGCACGCGAACGGCTTCTTCGGGGCGTTCCTTCCGGACGGAAAGCAGATCGTCTTCAACGGAAACGAGCCCGGCCGCCGGCCGCGCGTCTTCGTCCAGGATCTCGCCGGAGGCACGGCGAAGCCCGTCACTGTCGAAGGCGTCGAGGGAGTGCTCCTTTCGCGGGACGGCAGGACGCTCGTGACCCACGCGCCGGACGGAAGCTTCGCCCTCACGGGCCTCGAGGGCGGCGCCTCCCGCCCGATTCCGGGAGTCAAGACCGGCGACGTCCCGCTGCGCCTCACCGCCGACGGCCGGCACATCTTCCTGCGGGACGAGTCGAAGGACTTCCCCGCGCGCGTCTTCCGGCTGGATCTCGCCACGGGCCGGCGGGAGACGTGGAAGGAGCTCACGCCTGGCGACCCGGCCGGCATCACCCTGCTGCAGCCCGCGACCCTCTCCGACGACGGCAAGACCATCCTCTTCATCTACTCGCGGGTTCTCTCCGACCTTTATCTGGCGGAGGGGCTGAAATGA
- a CDS encoding serine/threonine-protein kinase gives MIAPGTKLGPYEILGQIGAGGMGEVYKAKDTRVDRTVAVKVLPEEFFEGEERRQRFEREAKLLASLNHPGIATLYSFEEIGGRHLLVMELVDGETLRERITAGALPVRKAVELGVQIVRGLAAAHESGIVHRDLKPENVVLTKDGRAKILDFGLAKQRAVAAGEDTKSPTMAKATDAGTLLGTVGYMAPEQVRGLPADARSDIFAFGCVLFEMLTGKRAFKGDSAIETMNAILKEEPAEPDLSGAKIPPELDRLVRHCLEKNPAERFQSARDLAFDLEASAGSSATGRAAPLASAPGRRTIPAVLAAALLAAAAFGLGHWKGKSSIAAVPSFAQLTFRQEPIFKARLAPDGKTVVYSAAPSGNTPEIFSLRSDFPGASPRLLRSGQLLAISSKGELAVLTRSRYIGHSLFEGTLARMPLEGGAPREILDGVREADWSPDGVDLAVIRDIGGKDRLEFPAGKILAETGGYFSEPRFSPRGDRIAFFEHPFKYDDRGEVAVVDLAGKKTVLSEGYWGEEGLAWSPSGDEVMFSAGNAYNNFRVYAVGLSGKRRVALESAGGLTIHDIRADGRWLATRDDFFREMQVLAPGQSRERDLSWLDLSDPAALSADGKTLLFMEESGSVGVNYAVCLRQTDGSPVVRLGEGAANDLSRDGKWALANVPSKPPQLLLYPTGAGEPRKLERGGLVSYESAQFFPDGKRVLACGPEEGKGVRCYVQDVAGGKPRPVTPEGTSQGFVSPDGRQVLAKASGGALVLYPAEGGEARPLPGAVSEDSVIRWSADGRAVLVSRRGEVPARMERLDVATGRREAMRTVGPTDLAGVLSVGPFVFSNDGKSYAYACRRMSSHLFLVEGAR, from the coding sequence ATGATCGCTCCCGGCACGAAGCTCGGCCCGTACGAGATCCTCGGCCAGATCGGCGCCGGGGGGATGGGAGAGGTCTACAAGGCGAAGGACACTCGCGTCGACCGGACGGTCGCCGTGAAGGTCCTGCCGGAAGAATTCTTTGAAGGTGAAGAGAGGAGGCAGCGGTTCGAGCGCGAGGCGAAGCTCCTCGCGAGCCTGAATCACCCCGGCATCGCCACCCTCTACTCATTCGAAGAGATCGGGGGGAGGCATCTTCTCGTCATGGAGCTCGTCGACGGGGAGACGCTGCGCGAAAGGATCACGGCGGGCGCGCTGCCCGTACGGAAGGCCGTTGAGCTCGGTGTGCAGATCGTGCGCGGCCTCGCGGCCGCGCACGAGAGCGGCATCGTCCACCGGGACCTCAAGCCGGAAAACGTCGTCCTCACGAAGGACGGGCGCGCGAAGATCCTCGACTTCGGCCTCGCAAAGCAGCGCGCCGTCGCAGCCGGAGAGGACACGAAATCGCCGACGATGGCGAAGGCGACGGACGCAGGGACCCTCCTCGGGACCGTCGGCTACATGGCGCCCGAGCAGGTGCGCGGGCTGCCGGCCGACGCCCGCTCCGACATCTTCGCTTTCGGGTGCGTTCTCTTCGAGATGCTGACGGGCAAACGCGCGTTCAAGGGCGACTCGGCGATCGAAACGATGAACGCGATCCTGAAGGAGGAGCCGGCTGAGCCGGACCTCTCGGGCGCGAAGATCCCGCCCGAGCTCGACCGCCTCGTACGGCACTGCCTGGAGAAGAATCCGGCCGAGCGCTTCCAGTCGGCCCGCGACCTCGCGTTCGACCTCGAGGCGTCGGCCGGGAGCTCCGCGACCGGCCGCGCCGCACCGCTGGCGTCGGCGCCCGGTCGCCGGACGATTCCGGCCGTCCTCGCCGCTGCGCTCCTCGCCGCTGCAGCGTTTGGCCTCGGGCACTGGAAGGGGAAGAGCTCGATCGCCGCTGTCCCCTCGTTCGCCCAGCTCACGTTCCGGCAGGAGCCGATCTTCAAGGCCCGGCTCGCTCCGGACGGAAAGACGGTCGTTTACAGCGCGGCACCCTCAGGGAACACGCCGGAGATCTTCTCGCTGCGGTCGGACTTCCCGGGAGCGAGCCCGCGCTTGCTGCGTTCCGGCCAGCTGCTTGCGATCTCGTCCAAGGGTGAGCTGGCGGTCCTGACGCGATCCCGGTACATCGGCCACAGCCTGTTCGAAGGAACGCTCGCGCGCATGCCTCTGGAAGGCGGCGCGCCAAGAGAAATCCTGGACGGAGTGCGGGAGGCCGACTGGTCTCCGGACGGGGTGGATCTCGCCGTGATCCGCGACATCGGCGGGAAGGACCGGCTGGAGTTCCCGGCCGGGAAGATCCTCGCCGAAACCGGCGGCTACTTCAGCGAGCCGCGCTTTTCGCCGCGGGGGGACCGGATCGCGTTCTTCGAGCACCCGTTCAAGTACGACGATCGGGGAGAGGTTGCCGTGGTGGACCTCGCGGGGAAGAAGACCGTCCTGTCAGAGGGCTACTGGGGCGAGGAAGGACTGGCCTGGTCTCCCTCGGGAGACGAGGTCATGTTTTCCGCGGGAAACGCCTACAACAACTTCCGGGTCTACGCGGTCGGCCTTTCGGGCAAGCGCCGGGTTGCGCTCGAAAGCGCGGGTGGCCTCACGATCCACGACATCCGGGCCGACGGGCGCTGGCTCGCGACGAGGGACGACTTCTTCCGCGAGATGCAGGTCCTCGCTCCCGGCCAGTCCCGCGAACGCGACCTCTCGTGGCTCGACCTCTCCGATCCGGCGGCGTTGAGCGCGGACGGCAAGACGCTGCTCTTCATGGAGGAAAGCGGGAGCGTCGGCGTGAACTATGCCGTCTGCCTGCGCCAGACCGACGGGTCGCCGGTCGTGCGGCTCGGAGAAGGTGCCGCCAACGACCTTTCCCGGGACGGGAAGTGGGCGCTCGCGAACGTGCCGTCGAAGCCACCGCAGCTGCTGCTGTACCCGACGGGCGCCGGCGAGCCCCGCAAGCTCGAGCGCGGGGGCCTCGTCAGCTACGAGTCGGCGCAGTTCTTTCCCGACGGCAAAAGAGTCCTTGCCTGCGGCCCCGAGGAGGGAAAGGGCGTCCGGTGCTACGTGCAGGACGTGGCGGGCGGGAAGCCCCGTCCGGTGACGCCCGAAGGCACGAGCCAGGGATTCGTCTCGCCCGACGGCCGGCAGGTCCTCGCGAAGGCGAGCGGCGGCGCTCTCGTTCTTTACCCGGCGGAGGGGGGCGAGGCGCGGCCCCTGCCGGGAGCGGTCTCGGAGGACTCGGTCATCCGGTGGAGCGCGGACGGCCGTGCGGTCCTCGTCTCTCGCCGTGGAGAGGTCCCCGCGCGCATGGAGAGGCTCGACGTTGCGACGGGCAGACGGGAGGCGATGCGAACGGTCGGGCCCACGGACCTCGCCGGCGTCCTGAGCGTAGGCCCGTTCGTCTTCAGCAACGACGGCAAGAGCTACGCGTACGCCTGCCGGCGCATGTCGTCTCATCTCTTTCTCGTGGAGGGCGCGCGATGA